The region AATTTGAAAAGAAGGGTTATCAGTATCTTGCAGACTTCTCTAAGCTAGATTCAATCACGAAACCCAAAGTTATCGGTCTATTTGCAGAGGTTCAGCTCCCCTGGGCTATCAATGATAAAGGTGAGCATAAACTCAGTAAAATGACTCAAAAAGCACTGGAACTATTATCTAAAAATCAAGATGGCTTTGTTTTACTCGTTGAAGGTAGCCTTATTGATTGGGCTGGCCACAATAACGATATCGTTACAGCCATGGCAGAAATGGATGAATTCGCTAATACACTCGAAGTGGTTGAACAATACACACGTCAACATAACGATACGTTAATGTTAGTCACAGCCGATCATAATACTGGCGGTTTAAGTATAGGTGCAAATGATGAATATCTCTGGAAAACAGACATCATTCATGGCGTAGTCAATAGCCCTGATGTGATAGCTTCACTGTCACTTGATGATGATAACTGGCAAGAAAAAGTAAGCAGTAAACTGGGTTTTGAACTTAACTCTGAAGAAGTGAGCCAACTCACTCTGGCTCGCACACAGGGTCTTGATGAAATGACAACGGCCATTAAAAATATCATTGATATTCGCTCCTATACAGGATGGACAACCCAAGCTCATACAGCAGTTGATGTACAAGTCTTTGCTGCTGGCCCAGCATCGACACTGTTTAATGGCTATCAAGACAATATAGATATCGCCAATAAATTGATGAGTTTATTGCCAAAAAAGGCCAAACTTAACAATCAAATTAACGTAACAAGCTCCCCGAGCGTTCAGAGTAAAAATAAAGCCTCTCTTGTCATCGACCAGCCAAAAATAAATGCAACAGACGTAGAACAAGTTCAAGTCAATTAATCTTACTCATAGAATGTGCTATTAGTGTTAAAAATATATAAGGTTAGCTCCCAGAAAAGGAGCTAACCTTATTGGTTATTCATCGCTCTATGTCATTGTTTAACAGCCAAACTGCCTTAAGTCAGATACAAGGCCTATAGGCCAAATCCTACTCTTCTCTATGGTACTTAGGATAGTATTAATCTCGGTTTCATCTAAAGGTTTAGAATACAGATAACCCTGTGCAAGCTCACATCCTACTCTGGCTAAAAAATTGCTTTGTTCTATCGTTTCAACTCCTTCAGCGACAACGGTACGTCCTAAGTGATGCGCCAAATCGATAATCGTTGTGATAATATGCGGATCGACCCCCTCATTAAGAGCATCAGTAATAAAGCATTGATCAATTTTCAATACATCAAAAGGCAGCTTCTTGAGGTAACTGAGAGAAGAATAGCCAGTACCAAAATCATCAATCGCAATGCGAATGCCAATCTGCTTTAATGACTGCATCGATGACATGGCCAAATCTACCTGCTCAATCACACTCTCCTCAGTCACCTCTAATAATAAACTTTGAGGAGAAAGTTTATATTTAGATAAAATATGTTGTACCAAAGGAATAAGATCGGGGTCCATGTAATGCTTAGCTGACAAGTTCACGGCTAAATAAAGATCATCCCAACCTAACTTTCTGAAGCGAGATATCATGGCTCCGCATTCTTCCAAAACATAATTACCCACTTGGATCATCGCATCACTGCCCTCAATATCAGGAATAAAATCATCAGGCATGATTAATCCATGCTCAGGATGATCCCAGCGGATCAGCGCTTCAAACCCTTTAAGCTTTCCATCAGCTAATGCCACAATAGGTTGCAAATACAAAGATAATTGTCGCAACTCCAATGCCATATCAATACTTTGTTCTATCATCATTTTATTACTGGCCTTGAGTAACATATCATCAGTAAATACACGATAATTACTGCGACCGGCATCTTTAGCTTTATACATCGCAAGATCTGCATGCTTAATTAACTCTTCCGCCCGCATCTTCATGCTCTTACAATAGGCAACGCCTATACTGGTTGTCACAATCAACTTATGATGCCCTAGCGCTACAGGTTGCTGTAAAGAGGAAAAGATTTTATGAATAATCTTACGCACATCTTCATCTGACCGTATTCCTCTTAGTAAAATAAGAAACTCATCACCACCTTGCCTAAAGACGGTATCCATCGCCCTTACACTATTATTTAATCTGGTTGAGACTATTTTTAACAGCTCATCCCCCTGAATTTGACCTAATGTATCGTTAATTCGTTTAAACTCATCTAAGTCCAGATACATTAAGGCTACTTGATCATGAATACTTCCAACACAGGCTATAGCCTTATTAAGCTCGTGCATTAACATCGCTTTATTAGGTAAGCCTGTAAGGGTATCTAGCATAGTGAGTCTTTCTAATTCTTCAGTATACTCAGCAACTTCTAATTCTAAATGCTGAAGTCTATCCGCAAGCTGATGAGTCGCAACATTGATCAAATCAACCTCATCAATCACCAATGGAGACTTTATTGGTGACTGCCGCTTCAAAATATCAAAATCATGCTCTGCGAGTAAAGGTAATAAAGTCGCATGTCGACTGAGGCTGACAATGGGTGCCCAAGCAACCAAAAAAATCACCAACCCAGATAAAACGAAAGCAATTAACAAGGTACCCAGCATATTCTCTTGAAATTCATCTAGAAATAATTGCCAGGCATTAATATTATTAATCACCAATATCGCAGGTGAATCATCACCTTCAGTTAACGGAAATATCCAGACAGCTGAACGCTCATTGTTAACCTCATATACACTGCCTTTACTGGCAATATCATTCCATGAAAATAGCTTAACGGCTTGCTCTAGTTGCGGTAAACTGGTCCTCTTGTTACTTAAACTATACAACTGTCTTGACCAATAATGGAATCCGGTGGGATTATCGATCTCTGGTCCGAAAACTGCTAATTCAAACGATTCATTCACCCTGAAAATTGATAATATATCAATCAAACTTGATTCGAGAGATAGATAATAAGAAGCGCCATGGATAAGACTTGGTACTAAGACTTGAATCACGCATTCCTGACGACAAACAATACGCCAATGTGGCTCTCCATTGAACTTTTTCGACTTAAACCAGTGAATATCTTCTGTATCAATGGGCTTTCCCCCATGAGCTAGGACCTCCCCTAGCGGTGATATTAATCGTATTGAATTCAGCCCCCAGTAAAGTTGAATATCAGGCCAGCGGTCGTCAAACATCATTTGATATTGGTTGATACCAACATTGGTGCTATTTTTATCATTAATAAGCAATGTGATCTGCTCTGCTGTAATAAGCGAGTTATCCACGGCTAATAAAATAGCGCTGTCTAAATTTTGAGATAATTGGTTTTTCAATGACTCTAACAGGTGGTTCTGTTGGTTAATCAGCTGCCGAAATGTAAACCCTCCCAATACTCCCCCCAAAATGGTGAGCATCACTAAAACAACCACTAAAAGTTGCCATTTTAAGCTGATAAAAATACGAGTCCTATTGCCTATTTTCATTCATTTACCACTGAAATCGATATGAGATCTGCATTGCAAACATTGACCAATATTTTGCCTGCTCGGAAGGCATTGGAGAGATAAGAGGTGTCACCCAAGAAGCGCCTTCTACTTGATGATATTCTAATGTCAGTAGCCAATTATGACTGGGGAACCATCGTGTTCCAAAAGTCCAATCATCGGCATAACCATAATAAGCAGGGAAGCCAGAATTCATTGCATACCCTTGTCCATCTTTATCATTAGTGTTATCTATTTGCTTATCGAACCGAACAAATAACTCAACTTCATTAGGAAGATAGGTACGTAATTCTAAGTAATAACCCAAGCTAGGCTCTGTAAACTCTCCCAATTGAGGCGAAAGCGATAATCCATTAATAACAGTATCACCCGTTAGATATTCTCCCGTTAATTCAAAATTTTCATACCTAAATTGCCCTGAAAAAACCCAATTAATTAATTGAATATCACCTGAAAAATAACTGTCAGAGATTGGGGAAATATAATTAACTTTGCCATTATAATAAGTGATCCCTAACCAAACATTGTCATTTTGAAACTCGACATCAACAGCATAATAATGTTCAGAATCAAATTCACCTAAGTTAGCACTTCCCAGCACATTATTTTCTAAATCTTCGGTCACATCGACTTTACCAAGGCTAAGGTGCCAATC is a window of Shewanella sp. VB17 DNA encoding:
- a CDS encoding alkaline phosphatase, translating into MMGTTLSVPKNIVIMVGDGMGPSYTSAYRYYKDNPDTEEVEQTVFDRLLVGTASTYPARISGYVTDSAAAATALATGIKSYNGAISVDIDKQIITTIMEKAKSLGLSTGVAVTSQINHATPAAFLTHNESRNNYDEIAKSLLDTDTDVMLGGGQKYFPPQLLKEFEKKGYQYLADFSKLDSITKPKVIGLFAEVQLPWAINDKGEHKLSKMTQKALELLSKNQDGFVLLVEGSLIDWAGHNNDIVTAMAEMDEFANTLEVVEQYTRQHNDTLMLVTADHNTGGLSIGANDEYLWKTDIIHGVVNSPDVIASLSLDDDNWQEKVSSKLGFELNSEEVSQLTLARTQGLDEMTTAIKNIIDIRSYTGWTTQAHTAVDVQVFAAGPASTLFNGYQDNIDIANKLMSLLPKKAKLNNQINVTSSPSVQSKNKASLVIDQPKINATDVEQVQVN
- a CDS encoding bifunctional diguanylate cyclase/phosphodiesterase; the encoded protein is MKIGNRTRIFISLKWQLLVVVLVMLTILGGVLGGFTFRQLINQQNHLLESLKNQLSQNLDSAILLAVDNSLITAEQITLLINDKNSTNVGINQYQMMFDDRWPDIQLYWGLNSIRLISPLGEVLAHGGKPIDTEDIHWFKSKKFNGEPHWRIVCRQECVIQVLVPSLIHGASYYLSLESSLIDILSIFRVNESFELAVFGPEIDNPTGFHYWSRQLYSLSNKRTSLPQLEQAVKLFSWNDIASKGSVYEVNNERSAVWIFPLTEGDDSPAILVINNINAWQLFLDEFQENMLGTLLIAFVLSGLVIFLVAWAPIVSLSRHATLLPLLAEHDFDILKRQSPIKSPLVIDEVDLINVATHQLADRLQHLELEVAEYTEELERLTMLDTLTGLPNKAMLMHELNKAIACVGSIHDQVALMYLDLDEFKRINDTLGQIQGDELLKIVSTRLNNSVRAMDTVFRQGGDEFLILLRGIRSDEDVRKIIHKIFSSLQQPVALGHHKLIVTTSIGVAYCKSMKMRAEELIKHADLAMYKAKDAGRSNYRVFTDDMLLKASNKMMIEQSIDMALELRQLSLYLQPIVALADGKLKGFEALIRWDHPEHGLIMPDDFIPDIEGSDAMIQVGNYVLEECGAMISRFRKLGWDDLYLAVNLSAKHYMDPDLIPLVQHILSKYKLSPQSLLLEVTEESVIEQVDLAMSSMQSLKQIGIRIAIDDFGTGYSSLSYLKKLPFDVLKIDQCFITDALNEGVDPHIITTIIDLAHHLGRTVVAEGVETIEQSNFLARVGCELAQGYLYSKPLDETEINTILSTIEKSRIWPIGLVSDLRQFGC